The following DNA comes from Eubalaena glacialis isolate mEubGla1 chromosome 1, mEubGla1.1.hap2.+ XY, whole genome shotgun sequence.
CACGATGTTCCGGGAAGCTTCTAGCTGTGCCCCAGACAACAGCAGATTTCGGGGGTCGGTCACAGTGAAGAAGTGCCGGGCTCTGCCCAGGAAAGTGCTCTGGTCCCAGCGAGGTTCCTGGATATTGATATCTAAGGGCAACTCACCCATTTTCTGCAGGGCAGGCACCAAAGTCAGAGGACTCCAAGGAGGGGTCCAAGGACTCCACATGGGGGAGACGTTGGTGGTGCTGCCCTGGTCCCTGCCAATCCTTCTAGAGCTCAAGATGACTCTAGATAGGTAAGCAAGGATGTGGGGAGGAGCTGTTTCCTAGGCAATGTTCCAGCCCCCCTGGGCCACTAGAGAACATGGCCAGGAAAACAGATGTCCTTGCACTCTGGCCTGGTACAGATTTTCATGAGTGAGGATTTACATGTGTGTGGTTGACGCATGAGCAGCAACTAATCCCATGCAGCTACTCTTGTGCTCTGTATGCACAAAAATGCAGATTATATGCATTACACATCCACGTTCATGTCAGCTTTAGGCCCCAGTTGCCTTGAGACCTACATACAAACCCCCAAGGCTGTTTGGGAAGATGGCATAAGCCATCTCACACCCCAGGCCCTGACTGGAGGAGAGCAAGGGTTCATTGGCAACTCCAGGGCTTACCTATTCCAGATCTCAAACAGGGGACTCTGATGCCAGCCAGCCAGGTGTGCTCGTGGGCATGCACAGTCCCCTCTCCAGACCCATCTTCCTCAGCTCACACTGAATGGCCCAAGGCTCTCCTTGTTCCCTAGCTGGGCAGGGCTGGCACGAACACACATCCACCTCTCCCTGAGCTACCTGCCTCTAAAGGAGCAGGATTCAGTGAGTGACCCCTCCACTCAGCACAGAGAGGAAAGCCTGAAGCATTCATCTGGCCATGTTGGGCAAAATTCTACAGAATGACTAATCCTCTCCAACCACACTTCCTCCCTCACAGGCAGACACACCCTCCCCTCTCACACACTCACATTCACATACCCACACACAAAGACACCAGCATACACGCCCTACACAGACCTGCAAACAGGGTGGACACACCCTGCATACAAAGACcgttacttacacacacacacagctcataTCCATCAGTTGCATACACTTGAATGTGTGACCATACAGAGTCTCACCCCGACATTCCCTCCCCAGCCAACCTCCCCTCGTGCCCTAGAGCCAAAGATGCTGAATCTCGCAGGACAGAGGCAACTTTCCTCTCTGACTCCCAGCCCTCAAGCCCCTACTCCCCTGACCCCCGAACCCCGCCCGGCACAATGAGCACTCACGCTTTCCTAGGCTCCTGGGCTCCCGTCCTCTGCAGCTCTCAGCCCCGCCTTCCTCTCCGCGCGTCGCCCCCGCCCTCACACCCATCACGGGTAACGTCACGCGTGACGCTCGCCACCCTGAGGGGCGGGGACTCCCTTGGCGCATCCGCCCGGCGAGGCCAGGGATTGGCAGAGCCTGGGGGCGATGGGTGTCATTTAAAGGCGacgcccccagcccgggccactgAGACCCGGCCCTACGCTGTCTCCCAGAGCCAATCCGGGCTCAGGGATCAGTTCTGGCCACGTCCCCAGccggagagaggaggggaggagctgCCCCATTTGCTTGCAGTCCCTTGGCTGGCCTCGGGAGGCACCCGGCCTCTGCAACAGGGGGTCTAGGTGCCCGGGGCGAAGGCGGGCGTCGTGGAGGGGCATCCTCTGACGGTACGCCCGGAGGGACTCGGGTTACCCCCGGCTTGTTTACTTGATGGCTGCCTTGGCAGTGGCCTCTGCCTACTTGGACCCCTAGTCTCCTACCCCGGTTCCCTCAAGGTCCTCTCGCAGCACCTTGGCATTCTCACCCCTTCACAGTCCGGTTCTGCTCGTGCCTGTGCCTCTTCGGTGTCCCCagccctttcctcctccccagtCCCCTCTATACTCCCCTCTATAGCCTGTAGCTCCACTGGGTCCCCAGTTTCCTTATGCCCCAATCCCTACCCCTGCATCACAGACCCTGGCCGCAGTCCCTGCCCCGGATGTGAAGGGGCAGAAAGCTCACGGTACCTCTGTCTGCATCAAGAAAGTGGATCAGAAAGATTCTTCCTCCTTCTAGTGTCCTGGAACCAGCTTCCCTGCCTTGCGTCCTTTCCAGAACTGGGTGGCCAGAGAGACACTTTCTGACATAGAAGGAGGATGCATATGAAGGCAgcgctcaaacacacacacacacacacacacacacacacactcccaactCACCCAGTCACCATACAGAGCATGCGTGCTGCACACCCAGGTGCCAGCCCGCGCTCCTGCCCACCGCAGGCTCACGCCCCGCTCTGCCCAGGTGGCATTCCCTAGCTGAGGCCTCAGGGGTGACCGCGGATGGGTGGCAATTTCATGAGCCCTGGTAGCTGGTTTGGCCTGGAGAAGACGTGGTTCTGGGCTCCCCTGCGCTGAACCGGTAGCGGGAGCCGGGCGAGCTGAGACCCAAGGCCTAAGTTCGCGGTGTGGGGTGGGGCACCAGAACTCGAACTGGAGCGGGTAGAACCCAAAGGCCCCAGCCCAGATTACAAACGGCCGTCCGGGGCACCCAAGGGAGATGGCTGGAGGGAGTGATTGGCGGCCCTCCCAGCCAATGGGAGCCAGGGACTGCGCTGGGCAGCCCTATTCCTTCAGCCTCGGCGGGGCTTGGGCGGGGAtccccctgctgctgctgctgctgtcgcCCGCGCCCGCGGGCGGGCGAGGCTGGCGGCTGCAGCACGCGCGAGCAGGTGAAGGGGGCCGGGAGGACCGAGCCGGGGGTAGGGTGCTGCGTTCTGGGTCCCGGAGCTGCTCTGAGGGATTTGGCCCAGGTTTTGCGCGGGATGTTGGGGGGCTCTCGCCAGCAGGTCCTTCCCCCAAGGCTGGGAGAGGTTCACGCTGCTCTTTGGACGGGAGGGAAGCGGGGACAGAGGGGACCGCAGCCTGGGGCCTGGGGATCTCTGGGGCCCTTGGCTGCAGTTGTCCCAGGTTCTGAAGCCCCTCGAGGCCCGAGCCCCTGGGGCTGGCCCCCTACCCACATACACAGGAGAGGTGGTTCAGAGAACTGTCCTGGCCCAAATTTCTCTCACACTGCTTGCAGCCCTAGGGCCGGCAATAATCCCATCTCCACTCTCTCAACCTCTACTGAGGACTGGGGACCTACCGGAGTAGATGACTCAGCTGAGAGCAGGAACTAGGGGTGAAAGAGAGGTTCTCACCCACCTTGTTGTATAAATGGCTCCAGAAGTCCACAATGGTGGCTGAACTGGGCAGTTCTCTGgccagggggtgggagaggtgagAGGCCTAAGGCATGGGAGGCAGGATGCTCCAAGCAGGGGTTGGGGTGGAAGTTCTGGGGGGCAGCGGGAGCAGCATTCACACCCCTTCCCCAATCCCTGCTCTCCCTGTGCAGGCCTGGAGCACACACTCCTGAGAGGCAGCAGAGCTCGGGGACTCCAGGTCCCTGAGATCCCAGTCCGCACAGAAGGCTCATGGAGCCTGGGGCACGTGGGGCCCTCCTCTCAAGGGCTAGCAGGTTCCCTCTGGACCTGTAGGGCACCACCCCAGTCTAGCCACCATGGCGCATGGCTTCCCAGTGGGCTTCGACCCAGTGGGCCTCAGAGACCTAAGCTCTGGCTCTCTGAGCTCCCTGTCCTCCCGAGGCCACCTGGGCAGCGAGTCAGGCTCTGCAACCCGATACCTGCTGAGAAAGCAACGGCGGCTGCTGAATGGGCCCCTCTGCGGAATCCGAGCCTCATCGCCCATGGGCCGTGTCATCCTCATCAACTCCCCCATCGAAGGTGGGAGCAGGGCCCAGCCACCGGGCCCGGGAACTGCGGGCGGGGGGATAGGGGACAGCAGGCACTAGGTAGGAGAAGGCAGAGCCAGTGTGGGTGGGGGAACTCAAGAAATGGGAATCGTAGGGATGCAGGGAGAGAGGGCCTCTGGTATCCCATAGACTCTTCCTCATCTACCCTTTTCTCACCTTTAAGCCAATCCTTTAGTGTTCCAGGATTGTGGAGAGGTCAGAGGTGGGAGGTCTGGCATGGAGGTAGAGAAGGGGGGTGTGGCATGCCAGCCCCCAAGGAAGAAAGGCAGAGTAATAAATTGGCCCCTCACTCCTATGGACTCTTCCTTTCTCCAGACGCATTCATGTATGACtttggggggtgggcaggatggAGAAGGACGTTCTTCATCAACCAGTTCATTGTGTGCCCAGCTCTGTGCTGGGCTGTGAGGAGTCAATGTCCAGCTGGACAGACAGAATTAAAGGCTTCAGGTGCAGAGGACGGAGACAGAGGTAAAGTGGAAGATGTTCCAAAGAGTGGGGAGAAAAGGAGAGTTGAGGATAGGGAGGGAGCCCCAGGTCTGGGCCCTGAGGGAGGGGGACAGCTAATCTTATGTAGTTGCTTAACGTTTCATTGCACACCTATTGTATACCAACTCTCGTTAGGTCCTGTGGGAACCTGCAGAGAAATAAGGCTCAATCTTCACCTTCCAGAAATTTCCAGTGTAGCAGGGCTTAGAGACAGAGCAATGACAGCAGCTGGTGGTGGGGCGGAGATAGCACAGACAAGGTTGTAATGGAAAGCATGGAATATGATGGGTGGGCACTTAGGAGACAGCCTGGCTGCAGTGACAGATGTGAGGCGACAAAGAGCTGGTGACCAAGGCAGGACCTTGAATACCAGCAGGGGAGTAGGGCCCCCTGGGCCTGGGCTTTCCGTGGGTGGGACCAGATAAGTATCTCCAGCCCTGATCTTCTCTCTCAGCCAGCAGGGCTCCCCTGGCTGGATGCCAGCCTGGACTTTTCAGCCTGCTCCTTCCCGCTGACTCAGCTGGGCCCCTCTGTTGCCTACGCAGGGCACCAGGGCAGGGGAAGAGCATGTTGCTCAGGGAGCAGGCTTTCCTGCACCAGGGGCCCATCACGCTCACCCCCGTCGTCCGCCAAGCTCGGCCTCCACTTCCGGTGAGCAGCAGGGCAGCGAGTCATTCTGGACATGGAGCAGAAGTCGCCAGATAAGCTAGGAAAcacagagggggagagaggaggtaCTGTAGCACGGCCCTTGCAAGTCCCATTGTATTGGAAGAACTACGTCATACCTCCCCCTCACATGCCCACGTACTCCATGCCCAACTGTGATGCCAGGCCTATGCACTGTCCCTCTAAAGATCCTCTTCCAGAAGTTCCATGgtgctctctccctctgcctcaccccAGTGCCCTAGTGCAGCCAGGAGAGCAGCATCCCCTAGCAATGGAAGGACTGGGGCATTGCTCCAGCCAGCTGGCTTGTCTGGGTTGGGAGCCTGTGAGCTCAGAATCATCCCCTCTTCCTGAGCACAAACATCTCCCAACTCACCACAGCCTGGAGCCCCTCCCCTGTGTTATTATCAATATTTAGAACTTTCCAGAGGCCTAAAGTTAACTGATAAGGGAGACACAGTGGGAAGGGGAACACTGCCACCCATATCACCCAGGAGTTCCCACCAACTCCTCAAACTCAGTGGGCCCCAGAGAAATGGTATTATCTTTAATCCCAACCAGCCCTTTCTCCTTACTCtcctaattcattcatttattcattattccACTTATTatttcattgattaaaaaaagacttaGCAAATATCAAGCACAGTGCACCATACTGGGGATACATTGGTGGAAAGAATTACTAAGTCCCTACCGTGATTGAGCTTACAGTCCAGTGAAAAGAGAGcaagaataaataatatacaaataagCAAATGATGAGAAAGGATGGTAAGAATCTTGAAGGTACTAATTTGGATGATAtgatagagcagtggttctcaaacttcagaatACATCAGAATTGCCTGGGGGGCTTGTTAAAAGATAGGTTACTGGGCCCTACACCCAGAGAATCTGATTCAGTGGGCCTGTGGTAAAACCCCCAAGTTCACATTTTTAATAACTTTCCAGGTGCTGCTATGCTGCTGGTCTGCAGAGCTCGCTTTGAGAACCATTCAAACAGAGACtacctgggaggagggggaagggacttTCTTAGGTAGGGTTGTCCAGGAAGACTTCTCTGAGAAAGTGGTGTCTGAGCCAGGAGGAAGTAGAAATAGGAAGTGGCTTTAGGAAGGTCTGGGCAAGAGCATCGCAGGCAGAGGGAACACTGAAAGGACTGGCCGGTGAGAGGAACAGGAAGGCGGTCACTGTGGCCAAAGGTCATGAGGCTGGGGAAGGTGGCCAGAGGTGAGTGTAGAGAGGTGGGCAGAGGAAAGCCCAGGGAGGGCTTTATTGGGCATGGAAGGAATGTGGAGCTCCTTCTAGAAGCAGGGGTAGGTACTGAGGTTTTTAATCAGGGGAAAGGCATGATCTAGTATGAAAGTTGACTCTGGCCACTGTGTAGAGAATGGATTAAAGGAGGCAGGAGTGGAGGAGATAGTGAGGAGGCTGCCAAGTACCTGGAGGGATGCCTGGTGGCCCCAGGCTAGGGCAGTGGAGGTAGAGGATCTTCCCTCCTCAGAGGCCCCAAGCTCGTAGGCTCAAAACCCCAGATTTGACATCCCCCTGGCCCAGGGCCCTAGGGAGGCCCCCCGGGGAGAGACTGAGGAGAAAGAAGGTTGGAGGGCGGGAGAGCAAAAGGCTCCTTGTCTGGGCTGAGAAAGTCCTGGGACCTGTACAGACAGAATCAGCTAGGAAGCCCCAGCATCTCCCACACCTCTGTCCTGCACCGTCCCCACCTACAGGCTGCCCTTGGGGATTACTTCCTGAGCTGCCCTGCTCATGTACTGTAACCTGTTTTCTCTTAGATCGaatagaagtgtgtgtgtgtgtgtgtgtgtgtgtgatatttctCCTCTCAAACACCTCTGAGTAAGCCTTCCCCAAGAAGAACTCTGACCTTCCCACCTGGGACCCAACTTACCCCTCCAGTCCCCTCACTTTTCTCTAACCAAAAGGCCACCTCTGAGCCTTTGCTCACTCCATCCCCTCATCAGtgcctttcccttcccctccacccatCCAAATCCCATCCTCCAAGAAACCTTCCCTGACAGCTCCAGTCCCTAAGGACCCCCTCCTCTGACTTTCCCCATCACTGATGGAGAGGACCACTTCTGTGCTCTGGGCACATACTGAGGCATGGTGGTTTGAGTTTCTTTCCTCATGTAGTCAGTTAGCTCCTAGAGCCCTCACCTCCAGGATCACAGAGTCTATGAGATACAAGGGGCCTCAGGGATCCTTCCACAACATCCCAGACAGGGACTTACTAGGTATCAGCTTGTATGCCTCCAGTGATGGGAAACTCACTACCTTTCTTGGAAAATTCATTCCATTGTCTGCCAACTGAaggttttagaaagctttcccttATTAAATCTTCCTCCATATAACTCCACTGCATGGGCTTGGTTCTGCCTTATGGATTACACAGACAAAAACATCTAATGCCTTTTATAGAAGAGCTCTTCAACTATTTGAATATAGACTTACCATACTCGTCTCTGCTGCAAGCTGGAGAGCCCAGACTCCCTCAACTGTGCCTCGTAGAATGGAATCTTGAACGTCTTTCCCATCCATCTGACTCTCAGAGTGGCAGGATTTTTCAGAATTTGGCCTATCCCAGGCCTGTGGTCATGGGTAGCTTAGTAAGgattagatacacacacacacacacacacacgcacacacacacacatagacccTGCATTATGAGGAAAGGAGAACAGTGTCTTCTAGCATGGAGTCCTGTCCTGCCTGCTCCCACACCCTCCCTGGCCCATGGTCTCAAAATCACCCAGAGAGGACTCAGAAATTAGCTACCTACCCCCTCATTTAGGGCCCTGGGTGCCGGTGCCCAGCAACCCAGCCTTCGCAGGCCCCAAGCTGGGGAGGCCAGGGGCCCTCTGTGCCCAGAATGGGCAGGGGAGTCATGCCTGTGTCCCTACGCCAACAGCCAACAGCGATGAAAGTGACATCATCCATGCAGTTCGAGTGGAGAAGAGTCCAGCTGGAAGGCTGGGGTTCAGTGTGAGGGGCGGCTCTGAGCACGGCCTGGGCATCTTCGTCAGCAAAGTGGAGAAGGGGAGCAGTGCAGGTGAGTGGGGCCCAGGTCCTGGCTTCGGATGTGACCCCCACTTTGGTGGGGTGCGGAGATGCTGTTGTCAAGAATAAGAGGAGAGGGCCCTCAGCTTTGGAGGGCCTGATCCAATGGGGAGATGGAAGGGGCTAATGAACAGGTAGGTCCCTGTCTGATGACAGATACTCAGACCCTACCTGGGGATCCCAATCTCATCAAAGAGGTTTTACCCCAGGGAGCCTAGTCTGATGGGAGAGGCTCAGCCTCAACCTGGGGGACTTCTCCCAAGCGGCCCATGCCAGCCACCCCTCCCCTGGTGCAGAGCGGGCTGGTCTGTGCGTGGGTGACAAGATCACCGAGGTGAATGGGCTGAGCCTGGAGAGCACCACGATGGGCAGTGCTGTGAAGGTGCTGACGGGCAGCAGCCGCCTGCACATGATGGTGAGGCGCATGGGCCGCGTACCAGGCATCAAGTTCTCCAAGGAGAAGACCACATGGTGAGCAGGCCTGGTCCCACTCCACCCACCCCAGCACCACCACCCAAAGCCATGGAGGGAGAGGCCAACGGCACAGGGCTCAGCCGGGGGCCTGGCTAGTATGGCTTCTGCTCTTCCCATCCCCTGGCACTGGAAACACAGGAATCCGACAGCCTGACCTTGAAATGAGAAAAGGCCATTTCCTTCCCCAAGCCCTCCTCTCAACACTCTGCTGTCTCAGACCCCAGTGGCCCTGCCCCTCCATGCTGCGGCTGTGAGCCTGGGGACAGTACAGGGCCTCTCCCTCGGGGCCCGGGGAGGATTTGAAATGGGGCCTGGCAGTTAGAGCTGCTCAATAAAGAGAGATTTGCGTGGTTCCCCTGACTTGATGAAATCTATGTCCCAGTGAAGATCTCAGGTCTGGGAGTCCCCCAAAGGCAGCCCTGCCTTTCCTATGCAATTGTCTTGACTGCTGGGAGGTGAGGGGGTGGCCGGTGGTGGATGAGGGCCCAGGCTGAGGGCCCCGTGCTGTTGTCCAGGGTGGATGTGGTCAATCGGCGGCTGGTGGTGGAAAAGTGCAGCTCAACGCCCTCTGACAGCGGCTCAGAGGACGGCGCACGGCGCATCGTCCATCTCTACACAACCTCTGACGACTTCTGCCTGGGCTTCAACATCCGCGGGGGCAAGGAGTTTGGCCTGGGCATCTATGTGTCCAAGTGAGGGCTGGGGCAGGGTATGGAACGGGGTTGGGCTGGAACCTGGTGATGGGTCAGCAAGTGAGTCCTGGCCAATGACCTAGGTCAGGGATGGGATCTGGAGAGGGGGTCGGGGGTCACCAGGAGGAGGGTCAAGGGGTTTGACTGGGGTATCCCTGTATCCAAGTGAAGAGTCTGGAATAGGGTGAGGGAGAGCAGCCAGGTGGCCTATCAGAATGCCTCCTTTCTGAACCCAGAGTGGACCATGGTGGACTGGCCGAGGAGAACGGCATCAAGGTGGGGGACCAGGTCCTGGCGGCCAATGGTGTCAGGTTTGACGACATCAGCCACAGCCAAGCCGTGGAGGTGCTGAAGGGCCAAACACACATCATGTTGACCATCaaggtgggcaggactgtgggaGACAGGGAGAGGCCAGACTATAGGAAGGACTTCCCAGACCACTCTAGCACTTAATGTTGCCCATCGCTGTGCAACTTATGACTTTCCACAGCCTCGTGAGAGGTAGGGCAGGCATTGTCCTCATACCtatttcacagaagaagaaactgaggctcagagaggtgacgtAACTCAGGAATCACAGTCAGTTACTCAGCTGATCAGTAGGAGGGCTGCTTTCTGTCCAGCTCCCCACCAGATGCGTAGGCCAGTGCCCCTTTGGATGAGTGGTGGAGGTCTAGGGGCCTCCACCCAGAAAGGAGTCCTGCCCAGAAAGGGGGTGGTAGCTGTGGCTTTGGGCAGGACCTGGGTAGTGGTCATCCTCAGGGCACAGGGCAGGGAGGTCTGGGCTGGAGCCAGAGATTGGATTTCAGGGGATGTGCCTGGATTCATTATTCATGTGGGTCTCACACTTGCCTAAGGATCAAGTCCTTCTCACCCTGGCTCCCGGAGGAGGTGACGTCTCACTCTCCCCTAGCGCCCAACCCTGGCCCCTGCCCCCGTCCTCTCCCTTGCGAGACTTCTTCCCTCTCACCATTCAGTGCCTCCCCTGCCATCCCGCCCCCCCACCGCCTCTATTTCCCACCTCTCCCACATCCcgtttctccctttccttcctctcagaTTATCCCAAAcactcctcctctctcccactctgcccccattcattcattcagtatttttgagtacctactacacGGCAGCCACTATGCCAGGTACTGggtcacagcagtgaacaagatagaCAAGGTCTCTGCTACTGGAGGGAAACAAACTAGGTGCATGCGGACTGTGACAGCTGCTGTAGGGAAATTAACGGAGAGGTGGGATGGGGTAATTTGGGAAAGCTCTTTTAGCCAGGGGGGTCCGAACCTTTcagctctgaggaggtgacacctgAAGAGCTGGCCATAAGACGAGCTGAAGGAAGAGAATCCAGGCAGAagggacagcaagtgcaaaggccctaaagTATAGAGGAACTTGGCACGTTCAGAAACAAAGTGGCTGGTGTGGCTAGAACATGATGAGCTTGGAGGAGAGTAATCAGGTTGAAAAGTTGACTCCTGTCCCATCACTCCTCCATTCTTACCCTCCCTTCTCACCCACTCCCCTGTGCCCTCCTGTGCCCACCATGCCCTCCCCAGGAGACCGGCCGGTACCCTGCCTACAAGGAGATGGTTTCTGAATACTGTTGGCTGGACCGATGTAAGTAGCCAGGCCTCCCAGGTTGGAAGGAAGGGGCTGAGGCCCTAAATTGGGGCTGAAATCTCTGAAGACTAAGTGGGCAGGGGCACCAAAATCTCCTCAGGACTTTCACACGCCCAGAGCCGTTTCTGGGCTCTCCTCCGAGAAGCTGCGGTTCCTTTACAGGCTCTCCTGGGGTCTGGAGTTGCAGGGGGTGGTTGAAGAAGAAGTGACTTGCTTAAGATCTCTCAACCAGTCAGTGGCAGGGTGTCTGAGCAGCTGGTTCCCTAGACCCCATGCTTACAACCTTGCTGCCGCGCAACGTTACCCCCTGCCGCCAAGCCCACGGGTGGTCTGCAGCCCTGGCAGGGCCCCAAAGCCACCCGGCCAGATCGCTGAGacgcccctgccctccccactgcCCGCAGTGAGCAACGGGGTGCTGCAGCAGCTGTCCCCCGTCTCGGAGAGCAGCTCCAGCGCCTCCTCGTTCGCctccagtgccccctgcagttcGGCCGATGGCTGGAGCTCCCTGCCCTCGGACCGCACGGATGTCTGCCTGGGGCCTGAGGAGCCGGGCAGCTGGGGCCCAGGCCGGGGGCGGGCAGACACGGCCATGCAGACGGAGCCAGACGCGGGGGGCCACGTGGAGACCTGGTGTAGCGTGCGGCCCACAGTCATCCTCAGGGACACGGCCATCCGCTCCGACGGCCCCCCGCCTGCCCACCGCCTTGACTCTGCGCTCTCTGAGTCCCCCAAAACTGCTCTGCTCCTGGCCCTCAGCCGACCCCGGCCCCCCATCACCCGCTCCCAGAGCCACCTGACCTTGTGGGGTATGTGGGGGATGGGTGGCTGCTGCTCTCTCCAAAGCCCCTGCTCCAAAACCTGTCCCGTACCCTGTCCTGGGCCCCAAACCTTCCTTTGCGCCAGGCTTTGCCCCAGCGCCAGTTGCAGAATACACTCAGACCCTGCTCTGGGCTCCATTTCAAACTAGTCCTGGGCCCCAAACCTAccctcagccccagccccagcttgTCAGCCCTGGGCCCCAAACCAGCCCTAACCCAGCCCCTCCATCCTGGAGTTCCCAGCCCTGtctacagacagacagacagacacacgcacacactcctCACATAGCTGTAgctgtgggtgggggaggggtagaaAGCTGGAAGAGGAACCCCAGCCCCGTGCtcatccccacttccccacatGGCTGCAGATCCCGTCTGCCCCCTACTCTCCTttttctctgcccctccccacacccctgcccctcGTCCTTCCCTTctgcccacccctccagccccccGGGTGCTCCCTCGTGTCTGCAGAGGAGAAGAAACAGCGGAGGAAGGAGAAGTCGGGGTCCCCTGGGGAGAAGGGGGCCCTGCAGCGCTCCAAGACCCTGATGAACCTCTTCTTCAAGGGAGGGCGGCAGGGGCGGCTGGCAGGGGACGGGCGCAGAGAGGCATGGACGCTGGACAGTGGGAGCATGGccaagccccgcccccacccgGACCTGGAGAAAGGTAAGTACTGGGCAGGTCAGCCAGGCAGGACAGAGGAAAAGTCCACTCCGGCATCCAGCAGGTCTGAGCTTAAATCCCACACTGCTTCGTCCTAGCTGTGAGCCACCACTTCACCTTGCGAGCATCATGagtaaaatgagagtaataatacCTATTTCTTTGGGAATAATGAGGAATAAGTGAATTAGTGTATGTTAA
Coding sequences within:
- the PDZD7 gene encoding LOW QUALITY PROTEIN: PDZ domain-containing protein 7 (The sequence of the model RefSeq protein was modified relative to this genomic sequence to represent the inferred CDS: deleted 1 base in 1 codon); protein product: MAHGFPVGFDPVGLRDLSSGSLSSLSSRGHLGSESGSATRYLLRKQRRLLNGPLCGIRASSPMGRVILINSPIEANSDESDIIHAVRVEKSPAGRLGFSVRGGSEHGLGIFVSKVEKGSSAERAGLCVGDKITEVNGLSLESTTMGSAVKVLTGSSRLHMMVRRMGRVPGIKFSKEKTTWVDVVNRRLVVEKCSSTPSDSGSEDGARRIVHLYTTSDDFCLGFNIRGGKEFGLGIYVSKVDHGGLAEENGIKVGDQVLAANGVRFDDISHSQAVEVLKGQTHIMLTIKETGRYPAYKEMVSEYCWLDRLSNGVLQQLSPVSESSSSASSFASSAPCSSADGWSSLPSDRTDVCLGPEEPGSWGPGRGRADTAMQTEPDAGGHVETWCSVRPTVILRDTAIRSDGPPPAHRLDSALSESPKTALLLALSRPRPPITRSQSHLTLWEEKKQRRKEKSGSPGEKGALQRSKTLMNLFFKGGRQGRLAGDGRREAWTLDSGSMAKPRPHPDLEKAPRALLSPGSPPTSLATPSLLQRLLFFSLSLEAGGVGSVQKFVTWRLRRDRERGQALLSARSRSPSSQLPNVDERVQAWESRRPLIQDLARRLLTDDEVLAVTRHCSRYVHEGSVEDLVRPLLAILDRPAKMLLLRDIRGVVAPTDLGRFDSMVMPVELEAFEALKSQAVWPPALRPARQDTPPKRHLITPVPDSRGGFYLLPVNGFSEEEDDGELRGRLGGLQVSLGASASRHPHKGIPPLQDVPVDAFISRRSACTPPPQPPPVAPRPPRPNWLLTEPLTLEDPRQSWSQGPGQSRSRSRGRGKSPGRRRSPSPAPIATPSTASGRYHKPRKARPPLPRPMDGQVAKAGGSQGPSENGTGGTAEEAATKVPSGELRTVTLSKMKQSLGISISGGIESKVQPMVKIEKIFPGGAAFLSGALQAGFELVAVDGESLEQVTHQRAVDTIRRAYRNKAREPMELVVRVPRPDPLPLPSDSSALTEQQLPGDHSPAR